Below is a genomic region from Ferribacterium limneticum.
CAACCACGAGGAAGATCAGCCCTGTCACCTGCAATTGAAGGATGCCAGCGTGCCGATCGCTGTCAATCTGGCGCAGTACGACGCGCCGGAACAACGTTTCTGCCCGGCCGGCGTCTATGAAATCCTGCGCGACGAAAGCGGCGCCAATCCGCGTCTGCAGATCAACGCCCAGAACTGCGTGCATTGCAAGACCTGCGACATCAAGGACCCGACCCAGAACATCAACTGGGTGGTGCCGCAAGGCGGCGAAGGCCCGACTTACCCGAATATGTAAGCCAAACCCCGGAAACCGTGTTCGCATAACGCGAATCACTGTTTCCCGGTTTATAATCCTGCGGCTAAACCCCTTAGGGAGAACAACACATGGGCTTTCTCGCCGACAAAAAAATTCTGATCACCGGACTGCTGTCCAAGCATTCCATTGCCTATGGCATTGCCAAGGCCTGCCACCGTGAAGGGGCTCAACTCGCCTTCACCTACCAGACCGAGCGTTTCGAAGACCGCATCAAGAAGTTCGCCGCTGAATTCGGCAGCGACATCACCATTCCCGTCGACGTCGCCAGCGACGAGCAAATCGACAACCTGTTCGTCGAACTGGCCAAGCACTGGGACGGCCTCGATGGACTGGTTCATTCCATCGCCTACGCCCCGACCGAAGCCATCGAAGGTGATTTCCTGAACGGCATTTCGCGCGAGTCCTTCCGTATCGCCCACGAGATTTCGTCGTACAGCTACCCGGCGCTGGTCAAGGCTGCCCGTCCGATGATGCAAGGCCGCAAGAGCGCCGCGCTGGCCCTCTCCTACCTCGGCGCCGAACGCACCATGCCGAACTACAACACCATGGGCCTGGCCAAGGCCAGCCTGGAAGCGGCCACGCGCTACCTGGCTTTTTGCCTCGGCCCTGAAGGCATTCGCGCCAACGCCATCTCGGCCGGTCCGATCAAGACGCTTGCCGCTTCCGGCATCGGCAACTTCGGCAAACTGCTCGCCTACAACTCGCACAATGCCCCGTTGCGTCGCAACGTGACCATTGAGGAAGTCGGCAACGCCGCCGCCTTCATGCTGTCCGATCTGGCCAGCGGCATTACCGGTGAAATCCTCTACGTTGATGGCGGCATGAACACTACCGCGCTGGGCAACGCCGACCCGCTGCCTGCCTGATCGATCGTCACTGGCGGCTTCTACGGTCAACCGGGAAAAACGTCAAAAATTAAAAACGCCGACCCGGTTAATTCCGGTCGGCGTTTTTATTTGGGCTGTTTGCTCGTCAGATGCTGCCGGACGACGCTGGCCAAGGCATCAATATCCACCGGTTTGGCGACATGGTCGACCATGCCGGTGGCAAGGCACTTTTCGCGCTCTTCGCTGAAGGCGTGGGCGGTCTGGGCGATGATGGGGAGGTCGGGGTAGACCGCCAGTATCCGGCCTGCTGCTTCGTAGCCGTCCATTTCCGGCATCTGCAAATCCATCAGGACAACATCGTAAGCTTCCCTGCCATCACGCAGCACGCGCTCGACCACCTCCTGGCCGTTGTCGACCATCACGACAAGCGCCCCGCATTCTTTCAGTGCCTCTTGCAGCACTAGCTGATTGATCTTTTCGTCTTCGGCGACAAGGATGGAGATACCCGCCAGCGACTTTTTGGCCAACTGCGCCGCGTCCTCCTGCCCATTGCCATTCTGGATATTTCTCGGTTCCGGCTTGATGTAAGGAAAGCGAAACTCAACACTGGTCCCGGCGCCAGGCTGGCTGGAAACCTGGATATCACCATTCATCAACTCGAGAATACGTTTGCTGATGGCCAGGCCAAGACCCGTGCCGCCAAATTTCCGGCTGGCCGACGCATCGGCCTGCTGGAAGGGATTAAACAGCGCCTCGAGCTGCGTAGCATCCATTCCTATACCGGTATCGGCAATCTTGAATACCAGCCAGTCGTTCTCAAGCGAAAGTGACAGTCGGACACGACCAGCGGCGGTGAATTTGACCGCGTTGGAAAGAATGTTGAGCAGCACCTGCCCCATGCGTAATGGATCGCTGATACAAGAGCGTGGCAGGTCGGGTGCCAGTTCAACCTGAAGATCAAGCTGCTTGGCCTCGGCCCGATCACGAAGCAGATCGAGCGAATGCTCAACTATCTCGGCAAGTACGACCTCGGTCTGTTCGATGCGCAGCTTGCCGGCCTCAATCTTGGAAAAATCGAGAATGTCATTGATCACGCCGAGCAGGCGGTTGCCGGAAAGCTGGATCTTGGCGAAGGCATCGCGTGCCTTCTCGGTATTCTGGACATTGCGGTAACCGATCTGGGCAAAACCCAGCACGCCATTGAGCGGCGTACGAATCTCATGGCTCATGTTGGCCAGGAATTCGCTCCTCACCCGGGCCAGGTTTTCAGCCGCAACCAGAGCTTGCTCTCTGGCCTGTGCGGCTGCACGCTGGATGCTGACATCGACAAAACTGGTCACTGCGCCAACGATAACGCCATCCTGCAGCATGGGGTGAGTCGCGTACATCACCGGAACAGGATGGCCATCGGCACGCCAGTACACCTCATTGTCGACACGAACATTCTGACCGAGCCGCAAAGCGTTGTAGCTGGGACATTCGGCGGGAGGGTACGGCGAACCATCCGGCCGGCTGTGGTGGAGAAGCCCGTGTGCAGCGCGACCAATCACCTGCTCGGCGACATAGCCCAGGATCGCGCAAGCCGCGGGGTTGATGAAAGTGATGACGCCATCGCAATCGATCCCGTAGAGGCCATCAGCGCTGGAATGCAGGATGTGGCTGGCCCGCGCCTCGGTCTGCATGAGTTCGGAGGTGCGCTGCTGAACGAGCCCCTCAAGATGACGCTGATGCCGTTCCAGTTCGGCTTCGATTTGCTTGCGTCCCGAGATGTCCCTGAAGACATTGACCGCTCCAGTAATTTCCCCGTCCCGTTCAACGGGTGAAACCGTGAATTCGACCGGAAAAGAGGTGCCATCCATGCGCCAATACAGGCTGTCGCTGACATGTCGCTGCTCACCGTCATGCAGTGTCTTGAATACTGCACAGTCGGCGCAGGGAACGAGATTGCCGTCTCCATCGTGGTGATGCGTCAAGGCATGGAGATCGAAGCCGACCCCCTCCCCCTCGCTCCAGCCAAACATTTTTTGCGCCGCCGGATTGACGAAAACCACCTTGCCATCCAGATCGACCCCACAGATACCTTCGGCGGCCGATGACAGGATCAGTTCGCTCTGCCGCCAGGCAGCTTCCGTAGCGCGGTTCGACGCCTCCAGCTTGGCGGTGTATTCGGCATCCTGACGAAGCAGTGCTTCCTGGTCTGCCTCACTGCGTTTCCAGCCACGGCTGATCAGGATCGTTGAAATCAGGGTTACCAGAAAAAATAGGCTGCTCAGACCGACGATGCCCAGCGAGTCGTTCCGCCAATCCGCCAGATAGTCGTCGTCGGCCAGACCGACGATCAAATAGAGCGGATATTGATCCACCTGGCGGAAATGGAAGGTTCTGGAAATCCCGTCCACCCCTGAACGGGTATGGTACTGGGCGACGCTTTTGTCTGAATTGAGCAGAGCTCGCAACTCGGCGGACGGTCTGCTGCGGCCGACAGTGGCGCCATGGGAATCCGCTTTCGTGTAGCGGGCAATCAGATTGCTTTTATCCCACAACCCAACATTCCCACGTTCCCCAAGATCAACCTTGGAAAACATGGCAATAAAATTATTGACCGAAACCGCCACATGAACATCTCCTGCGAATGATCCGTCAGGGTTGTTGATGCGCCGGCCGAGGGTAATCATCCATTTTTCGGCAGCCCGTCCCATGATCGGCGCTGAAAAGACCAGCCCGGCTTTTGGATCATCGCGCAGGCGAATGAATTGTGGACGATCAGCGATGCTGGCATTGCGCACCTTCACATCATTGACCGCATAGCGGATGATGCCTTGGGCATCGACGACGCGCAGCCCCAGCGCTTCCGGAATCAGGGCATCCTGATGCGCCATGAATGACTCCAGCGCCTTCTGGTTG
It encodes:
- a CDS encoding PAS domain S-box protein, with the translated sequence MTVLVIQQNRAEKVAQAVTLTESYSRILEESLAGFISKIDLSLHVLSDEISRQMASGGVNQKALESFMAHQDALIPEALGLRVVDAQGIIRYAVNDVKVRNASIADRPQFIRLRDDPKAGLVFSAPIMGRAAEKWMITLGRRINNPDGSFAGDVHVAVSVNNFIAMFSKVDLGERGNVGLWDKSNLIARYTKADSHGATVGRSRPSAELRALLNSDKSVAQYHTRSGVDGISRTFHFRQVDQYPLYLIVGLADDDYLADWRNDSLGIVGLSSLFFLVTLISTILISRGWKRSEADQEALLRQDAEYTAKLEASNRATEAAWRQSELILSSAAEGICGVDLDGKVVFVNPAAQKMFGWSEGEGVGFDLHALTHHHDGDGNLVPCADCAVFKTLHDGEQRHVSDSLYWRMDGTSFPVEFTVSPVERDGEITGAVNVFRDISGRKQIEAELERHQRHLEGLVQQRTSELMQTEARASHILHSSADGLYGIDCDGVITFINPAACAILGYVAEQVIGRAAHGLLHHSRPDGSPYPPAECPSYNALRLGQNVRVDNEVYWRADGHPVPVMYATHPMLQDGVIVGAVTSFVDVSIQRAAAQAREQALVAAENLARVRSEFLANMSHEIRTPLNGVLGFAQIGYRNVQNTEKARDAFAKIQLSGNRLLGVINDILDFSKIEAGKLRIEQTEVVLAEIVEHSLDLLRDRAEAKQLDLQVELAPDLPRSCISDPLRMGQVLLNILSNAVKFTAAGRVRLSLSLENDWLVFKIADTGIGMDATQLEALFNPFQQADASASRKFGGTGLGLAISKRILELMNGDIQVSSQPGAGTSVEFRFPYIKPEPRNIQNGNGQEDAAQLAKKSLAGISILVAEDEKINQLVLQEALKECGALVVMVDNGQEVVERVLRDGREAYDVVLMDLQMPEMDGYEAAGRILAVYPDLPIIAQTAHAFSEEREKCLATGMVDHVAKPVDIDALASVVRQHLTSKQPK
- the fabI gene encoding enoyl-ACP reductase FabI — its product is MGFLADKKILITGLLSKHSIAYGIAKACHREGAQLAFTYQTERFEDRIKKFAAEFGSDITIPVDVASDEQIDNLFVELAKHWDGLDGLVHSIAYAPTEAIEGDFLNGISRESFRIAHEISSYSYPALVKAARPMMQGRKSAALALSYLGAERTMPNYNTMGLAKASLEAATRYLAFCLGPEGIRANAISAGPIKTLAASGIGNFGKLLAYNSHNAPLRRNVTIEEVGNAAAFMLSDLASGITGEILYVDGGMNTTALGNADPLPA